The DNA sequence AGTATTCTCAAAAAGGAGAAGCTTTAAAATTCCGCTATACCAATGTGGTTAAAAACTTTAAGCTTCCTATCAGAATTGATGGCGAGCAAACCATTACTCCTACAGAAGAGTGGCAAACTGTGAAATTGAAAAAAGGAACACCGGTGGAGTTTAATAAGAATTACTATGTTAATTATAAGAAGGTACAGTAAGGGCTAAAAGGCAAAATAGCAAAATAGCAAAATAGCAAAATAGCAGAAAAGCGAAATCGCTAAATTGTAGAATCGTAAAATTGCGAAATAGATAAACAAATTAACGATTATGCGGTTTTGCAAATTCGCCTTGTCGCCATTTTATGAAAAATTTAATACTGCATTGGACTCGTATTTGTAACAAAATCACTTTTAGAACAACTACTTAACTATAAATTCTAATCAATGAAAAAAATAGCACTAAGCTTAGGTATTCTAGCCACTGTGATGGCCAATGCCCAATCTATCAAAACCAATATTGACCTGGTCAATGTGAAAGATGATAAGGTAGCAGTAACAATGGAATTTCCTAAAATGAAATCAGGAAATGTAAAGTTCCATTTTCCTAAAACAGTTCCCGGAACCTATTCCGTAGATGATTATGGAAGATTTATAGAAGGTATTAAATTCCTGGACAATAAAGGAAAAGAGCTTGCCTATACTAAAGTAGATGACAACTCATATACTCTTAAAAATGCTAAATTTTTAAGTAAAGTGACCTATCTTGTAAACGATAGTTTTGATGATGAATTGAATACCGAAAAGCACAAAGCTGTATTTTCCCCTTCCGGAACGGATATTGAAGCAGGAAAAATATTCATGATCAATACTCACGGATTTATAGGATATATAGACGATATGCAGGATGTTCCCTATCAGTTGGTCATTCAGAAACCAACAGATTTTTACGGAACTACAGCATTGGTAGATCAGGACAAATCAGAAGCTACAGATACCTTTACACTGGCTAACTATGCTAAGGTAACAGATTCTCCACTAATGTATACAAAACCCGATTACATTACCTTCAATGCGGGAGGAATGGATCTGGTATTGGGAGTATATTCTCCAACAGGAAAATATAAAGCTGCAGATTTTAAAGAAAACTTAGAAAAGATGGTCGTTGCTCAGAAGAAATTTCTGGGTGATATGAACACCAATAAAAAGTATGCGATCATGCTTTACCTTTCTGGTGGAGAAGGCCCTCACATAAAAGGGTTTGGAGCACTGGAGCATCATGAATCTACAAGCGTTGTGCTTCCGGAAGCCATGCCAAAAGATGCGATTGATCAAACAATTACAGACGTTGTTTCTCACGAATTTTTCCATACCGTAAATCCTTTGAAAACCCATTCTGAAGAAATCCATTACTTCAATTATGCAGATCCTAAGATGTCTCAACACCTTTGGATGTATGAAGGAGGAACAGAGTATTTCGCTAATTTATTCCAGATCCAGGAAGGGTTGATCAATAAAGATGAATTCCTGAAAAGAATGGGTGAGAAAATAACCAACTCTAAAAGTTTCAACGATACAATGCCATTTACTGTAATGAGTAAAAATGTACTTGTAGAGCCATACAAAGATCAATATAGAAACGTATATGAAAAAGGAGCATTAATTGCCATGTGTATGGATATTGAATTGAGAAAGCTATCCAATGGTGAAATGGGTTACCGTGATATGATCAGAAAACTGTCTCAAAGATTTGGTGAAAACAAACCATTTAAAGACGATAAGCTGATTGACGAGTTGGTAACGGTTACAGGATATCCTCAGATCAAAGATTTCTATAACAAATATATCGCTGGTAGCCAGCCGACACCTTATGCAGAATATTTAAGTCAGGTGGGTGTTGAAGTTAAAAAACAGGAAACACCTCCTATTTTCTGGATGATTAAAGATCCAAACCAAACAGGATTTAACGAGAAAAATAACACGTTTATTTTTGATGAAAATTCTCCTCTATCTCCTTTTGCAAAAAGTATTGGTTTTAAAATCACAGATGAAGTATTGGCCATAGATGGAAAAACCATTGATGTCAAAAATATACCGGCATTTATCAATTATACAAAGACCATTAAAGACGGACAAGATGTTACAGTAACTGTCTTAAGAAAAAATGGTGATAAAACTGATAAAATAGATCTTAAAGGAAAAGCAATTTTAGATAAACTGACAAAGGAAACTCTTCAGTTTAAAGCAAGTCCTACACCAGCAGAACAAAAACTGCAGGATCAGTGGTTGACAGGAAAAAAATAACAAAATATTTATAAAGAAGAAGCGAGGATATTTCCTCGCTTTTTTATTTTTCACCCAGTCATTGCGAGCGAAGCGAAGCAATCTCAGGCTTAGAACAAGATCAATTTACAATAGATTATTGATGGAGAATTTTTTTCCCTTACCCCTTTTTAATCGTTATTCTGAAAGTAGTTCCCTTTCCAATTTCAGTTTGAGAAATTTTAATATCTCCATTATGATACTCCTGTACCACTCTTTTTGCCAGGGATAAGCCTAGTCCCCATCCCCGTTTTTTTGTTGAATATCCAGGTTTAAAAGCATTTCTAGCCTGTTGTTTTGTCATCCCACTTCCGGAATCTTTTACTTCTATCAAAATATTTTTGTTCCTCTCGAAAACCGACATTTGCAGTGCCCCCTCTCCTTTCATGGCATCTACAGCATTCTTTACTAGGTTTTCAATCACCCAGCTCATCAGGATCTTATTATGAGGAACTAAAATAGTATAGGTAGGCAACTGTAAGGTAAAACTGATTTTTCTGGAAATCCGAGATTTCAGGTATTCATAATTATCCTGAATCATTTGATTAAAATTCATGTCATTCAGCTCCGGCACAGAACCTATTTTGGAAAATCGTTCTGAAATCGTCCTCAACCGTTCTATATCTTTCTCTATTTCATAGATTCCCTCCGACTCGGGACTTTCCAGCTTCATAATTTCCATCCAGCCAATCATCGATGAAAGTGGTGTTCCGATTTGGTGTGCTGTTTCCTTAGCTAATCCTGCCCACACATATCCTTCATCTGTCTTCTTGATTGTTCTCAAAAACCAGAAAGAAAATAATAAATAGGAAAGGATAAACAACCCTAAGAAATAGGGATAATAACGCAAATTATTAAGCAATGATGAGTTGTCATAGAAAACAAATTGTTTATCGCCGTTGGCAACTTCAATCTCAAATGGAGCATAATTATTCTCCATTTTTAAGATCAGCTTTCTAAGTTCCTTAGGGTTTTCAAGGACTTCCTTAGAAATATTTCGTGAGCTCCCTTCAAAAATAAAGGGTTCTTTATTTGCGTTTGTTAAAATGGATGGAATTTGATCATTTTCAGTCAGGATCGCAAATAATAACTCCTGAGTTTCTGAACTCTTCTGCTTATTATCCTGTAGAATTTTTATAGCAGTAGCAAAAACTTTGATTCTTTCCGCTTCTTTTTCCCGTAAGTTTTTAATGAGGATATTGGAAGACACAATCAAAGCAACAACAATGATCGTCAGTAATGTAAATACAAACCAGTTATTGATCCTCGAAAAAAACGGACGATTTTTCATTACACGCTTATTTTAAAATGTTCAGAATTTTCTGCAACTCTGTATTTCCGCTTCCCTGATAGTTATTAATAATAATAGAAAATACATACTTCTTTCCATCTTTCGCCGTTTGATACCCTGCAAAAGACTTGGTATCTCTCATGGTTCCGCTTTTCATTTTCATTCCATTTTCCTGGGTGGGAAACCCATCATAATAAGCATCAAACCATGATTGCTTTTTAGCATATAGAAGTGCCTGCACTTCAGCTTTGGCTGAAACATAATTTTGGGGAGAAAGTCCGCTTCCGTCGGCAAAATTGATCATATTCGGATTGATCCCGTTTGATTTCCAAAATTCCTTAAGGTAAGCAACTCCGGCCTTAAAACTGGAATTTCCTTTTTTCTCTTTCCCTAAGGTCTTAATGAGCGTTTCACCATACAGATTAATACTTTTTCTCAAAAACCAATAAACAATCTTATCTAATGATGGTGATTGGTAAGTAAGAATTATATTTTTTGGGAGGACTTCAATAGGCTGTTTCCCTTCAATTTCAAGTTGGGAATTGGTAATTACCTTCCCAGAAAAATTTATTCCTGACTCTTTAAGCCATTCTTTAACCTCAACTCCCAACTGCATAGGAGGATTTGGAGTAGATCCTGAAACCGTGACCGTTTTACCGCTTGGTAAGGTTCCGTTAATTAAAGCCACATTAGAATGAGGAGCCGTAAAAATAAGGCTTTGGTCAGAACTTCCACCAGCTTTTAAATCATTTAACCACTGAACCCCTTCCAAAGGATAGGAAAACCCCTTAAAACTGGTTCCATTAATATTGATATCAAATTGGTTTTCCCTCCAATTCACACCCCAAACTCCAGCTCCATAATAGTTTCCAAGATCATCCCAGGGCCAACCTCCAGGAATGGTCTGATGATCAAAATAAGAATCATCGATAATCAGATTCCCTGTGATTTTTGCTATCCCGAGTGTTTTGATTGACTCTATAAGCTTTTTCTTAAAACTTTCCGGCTTATATGACTCATAGCGCCAACTTCCCAAGGTAGGATCTCCATTAGAACTGATCAGAAGATCTCCGTTAAGAACATCTTTCAATACCGTTCCTGAATAACTTGATGTGGTTTTAAAAGTATAGTTTTTTCCTAATGTTTGTAATGCTGCTGCAGCTGTAAATATTTTCTGTGTAGAAGCAGTCGAAAGCCCTTTCTTACCCTGATATTCGTAAACTAAATTACCATTTTCATCTGCTACATAAAAAGATAAACTGGATGCTATACCTCCTGAGGAATTCATTAGCCCCTTCGTAGCATCATCTAATTTCTGAACGATATCCTGGGCAAAAACTATTTGTGTAGATAATATAAGAACACCAAGTGTTTTTTTTAATAACTTCATATTTATCAAATATAATAAAGATTATAATCTATACAGATTTTTATAAAAAAAAACTAATTTACAAAACCAGATAACTTTTCTTCTATTTTCCAATTTCCATTATCATTTTTTACTATAACTCTTTCTCCTTCTCCACAAAGCCCACCACAATAATGACCATAACTAATAATAGCTCTTTTTTTATCTATAGAAAACAAAGGTTTACTAACAAACATAAATGAAACCTTTCCATGTAATTTATTAAATTCAGTCCAAAAATATTGTTTATTATTTTTATAACTTAATAACTTTTCTTTATGAATTATTCTAATATTCATGATATATTTTGGATTAAGTAAAAAGTCTTTAGATTCTTCATATTGTTTCTTCATAGATATTACATCCCTTTTATTAAAAAAATCTTTTACTATTTTTATGTCTAAAAATTTATAATCCTTTTCAATATAATTTGGGTCTTCAGTAATAATCTTTATGTTTTCAACTTTATCAACTTTTATTTTAATTACATAATTTATTACTCCATACATATCATTGTCAGAAACACTCGAGTTTTGAGACTTAATATATATCGAGATTAATAATAAGTAAATAGCCAAAATATTTCTGACGATATGGCTTGACTTTTTATAATGAGCTCCCCGTTTCAATTTCATAAGGATCCTTTCCTTTTTCAAAAATCCTGGTCAACTCACTTCCTTCTACTGTTATTTTATCACCTATTCTTCTGATCCAATTTCCTTCGCGAAGCCCTATTACTTTCAGATCATTTTGAGTTAAAAACTCCAGGATTCTGGTTTCTCTCGTTTCTCCATTATGTTTTAGTTCAGGATTAGGATCTAAATAATGGGGATTCAGATTAAAAGGAACCAATCCCATACAATCAAAACTTGGTGGATATACAATCGGCATATCGTTCGTCGTTTTCATATTTTGTCCCCCGATATTACTTCCAGCACTGCATCCCAAATAAGCTTTTCCGCTCTCCACATTATTTTTTAAAACTGCCATCAAATGTTCCTCATGTAAAGTTTTAACCAACAAAAATGTATTTCCACCTCCTGTAAAATATCCTTTGGCGTTATTCAGCGCTTCAACTTTATTTTCAAATTCATGAAGTCCCTTTACACTAATATTAATTGTTGCAAAAAAAGAACGTGCTTTTGCGGTATACTCGTCATGCGAAATTCCACCGGGTCTGGCAAAAGGAACGAAAACGATCTCATCAATTCCTTTATACAATTGTATTAATTCTTCACGTAAGTATTCCAGATATTCTCCACCGAAAATAGTGGATGTTGAGGCTAATATGATATTCATATGATGAAATTATATGGATTATTTTAAAATATAGTTCTACTACAAAGATAAACTCAAAGACCAACGAATCAAAAATTAAGCTAAAAAAAAACAAGAATCCGTTAATATTTTCTAAAAAAGCCTAAAGCTTCTAAAATTTAAACCTTTGTGGAATTATTATTGAATTTTAGAATCTAGAATTTTAAAATATAAGATTATGAAAATGGTTAAAATTAATATCAAAAATCTATTTTTAGGTTTATTATTTGTAGGAAGCGCAGGTCTTGTACATGCACAAACTACTCAAGTCGACAGTACAAAAACAACAAATACAGCTCAATCGGGTAATACTACCATTGATGGTCTCAAAAAACAAATCGAGACCAATCCAAAGGATACCGAATCATTAGCAAAATTAGCAGCAGCTTATCAGGAAGCTTCAGACTGGACCAATGCAGTTGATACCTGGAAAAAAATATCTGTGTTATTACCAGATTGGGCTCCATCATATTATAGTCAGGCCTATGCATATCAGGCAGCTAAAGATGATGCCAATGCTAAAATTGCCTATGAAAAATATATTGCTACTGTAAAACCAGAAGAAGTAGAGCAAAATAAGAAAAATCTGGCCTATGCTTATTTTTATCTTGCCTTTACAGAGCAGAAAAGCGATCCTAATAAAGCAAAAGAACATATTGCTAAATCAATACAGTATGATCCTAGCAATCAGGATGCTGTAAAATTAAGTAAAGCTTTAAATTCATAAAAAATAAAATCCGGAAAAAATTTCCGGATTTTTTTTATTGTATAAATTCTTAACATGTCTCCTTTTAATTGATTTTTTTTCCAAAAAAATCAATCTCGCCTTTTAAATGCCTTATAATCTTATCAATATTTCTCTCAATACTTTCTTCTGTCTTAAGATTATTGATATACCTAACCAATTCAAGCTTTCTGGAAGGGATCAGGTTTTCGAAATTATTTAAAGTCAGAGGATCTTCCCTAATAGCCTGATCTAATTTAGGATGAATGGGAATGCTTCTGTCTGAGCTATCATAATGTATAGAAACTTCAATGATCTCCCCTATTCTTTTTGGAGAATTTTTCAGCATAATAAGATTGACATACAGTCGCCATTCTCCTAAATACTTCATTAAATTCTGTCTATACTCTACACCATTTACAGTCCCTTTTACAGGAATAGGACTTTTGTCTCTTCCTGAAGCATCGAAGATGTCCATTAAAATATCCTCAGGAACAAAAACAAAAGGATTGATCCCAATAATTTCAAGCTGAGCTGTAAACTGATTATTTTTCATGGATAACAAATTTAGAAAATAGTTTTATATGATGATGGGTAAGGGGTGATTTGTTGCAAGATTCGCGTTTCGAGGTTTTGTCTACGTAATATTACTTCCTTCTTCCTTCTTCCTTCTTCCCTTTCTAACTTCAAACTTCAAACTTCTAACTTTCCATTTTCAACTTTCAACTATTAACTAGTAACCATCAACAAAACAACAACTAAATTTCCCACTCAAAAAGTAATCATTATCTTTGTAGGAATAAATCTATTTAACAAAATGAAATTTTTTATAGACACTGCTAATTTAGAGCAAATTAAAGAAGCAAAAGACCTTGGAATTTTAGATGGAGTTACTACGAACCCATCATTAATGGCAAAAGAAGGTATTCAGGGAGCTGAAGCCATCAAAAATCATTATAAGGCTATTTGCGAGATTGTAGATGGAGATATTTCTGCAGAAGTACTTTCTACTACTTATGAAGAAATGATCAAAGAAGGTGATGAATTGGCAGCAATCCATCCTAATATTGTAGTAAAAATCCCAATGATCAAGGATGGTATCAAAGCATTAAAATACTTTTCAGATAAAGGAATCAAAACCAACTGTACATTAATTTTCTCTCCGGGACAAGCGCTTTTAGCGGCAAAAGCAGGTGCGACTTACGTTTCTCCTTTCTTAGGAAGATTAGATGATATTTCTACAGACGGATTAGGCCTTATTCAGGAGATCCGTTTGATTTTTGATAACTATATGTATGATACTGAAATTTTGGCAGCATCTATTCGTCACTCAATGCACATTATTGACTGTGCTAAAATTGGTGCTGATGTTATTACATCTCCACTTCCTCCAATCTTGAGTCTGTTAAAACATCCTTTAACGGATAGCGGATTAGCTCAGTTTATTGCAGATTCTCAGAAATTAGCTTAATTTCTTAAGATATAATACAAGTAAAAGCGTCTTAAAATTTAATTTAAGACGCTTTTTATTATCTCTAAAGTTCGTTATGTAATTATTAATTTTCTAAGTCCAGTTCTATTGGGTTATTATTTTTACTTAATGTTTCTTTAGTTTTCTTTTCAATTTCTCTGAACACCTGGTTAGGATCTGATATTTCTTTTCCGTCTGCTGTTTTGGTTTTGAATACTACCTTATTATTGGAATCGCCTCCATTTCTCATCATCATTTCCCGCATATTTTTGGTAGGATCATTTACATAAGCTTTCCAGGCTTTTCGGAACTGGTCTTTGGTTACTTCAA is a window from the Chryseobacterium sp. T16E-39 genome containing:
- a CDS encoding tetratricopeptide repeat protein, encoding MKMVKINIKNLFLGLLFVGSAGLVHAQTTQVDSTKTTNTAQSGNTTIDGLKKQIETNPKDTESLAKLAAAYQEASDWTNAVDTWKKISVLLPDWAPSYYSQAYAYQAAKDDANAKIAYEKYIATVKPEEVEQNKKNLAYAYFYLAFTEQKSDPNKAKEHIAKSIQYDPSNQDAVKLSKALNS
- a CDS encoding sensor histidine kinase, which translates into the protein MKNRPFFSRINNWFVFTLLTIIVVALIVSSNILIKNLREKEAERIKVFATAIKILQDNKQKSSETQELLFAILTENDQIPSILTNANKEPFIFEGSSRNISKEVLENPKELRKLILKMENNYAPFEIEVANGDKQFVFYDNSSLLNNLRYYPYFLGLFILSYLLFSFWFLRTIKKTDEGYVWAGLAKETAHQIGTPLSSMIGWMEIMKLESPESEGIYEIEKDIERLRTISERFSKIGSVPELNDMNFNQMIQDNYEYLKSRISRKISFTLQLPTYTILVPHNKILMSWVIENLVKNAVDAMKGEGALQMSVFERNKNILIEVKDSGSGMTKQQARNAFKPGYSTKKRGWGLGLSLAKRVVQEYHNGDIKISQTEIGKGTTFRITIKKG
- the pepE gene encoding dipeptidase PepE, which produces MNIILASTSTIFGGEYLEYLREELIQLYKGIDEIVFVPFARPGGISHDEYTAKARSFFATINISVKGLHEFENKVEALNNAKGYFTGGGNTFLLVKTLHEEHLMAVLKNNVESGKAYLGCSAGSNIGGQNMKTTNDMPIVYPPSFDCMGLVPFNLNPHYLDPNPELKHNGETRETRILEFLTQNDLKVIGLREGNWIRRIGDKITVEGSELTRIFEKGKDPYEIETGSSL
- the dacB gene encoding D-alanyl-D-alanine carboxypeptidase/D-alanyl-D-alanine-endopeptidase, with the translated sequence MKLLKKTLGVLILSTQIVFAQDIVQKLDDATKGLMNSSGGIASSLSFYVADENGNLVYEYQGKKGLSTASTQKIFTAAAALQTLGKNYTFKTTSSYSGTVLKDVLNGDLLISSNGDPTLGSWRYESYKPESFKKKLIESIKTLGIAKITGNLIIDDSYFDHQTIPGGWPWDDLGNYYGAGVWGVNWRENQFDININGTSFKGFSYPLEGVQWLNDLKAGGSSDQSLIFTAPHSNVALINGTLPSGKTVTVSGSTPNPPMQLGVEVKEWLKESGINFSGKVITNSQLEIEGKQPIEVLPKNIILTYQSPSLDKIVYWFLRKSINLYGETLIKTLGKEKKGNSSFKAGVAYLKEFWKSNGINPNMINFADGSGLSPQNYVSAKAEVQALLYAKKQSWFDAYYDGFPTQENGMKMKSGTMRDTKSFAGYQTAKDGKKYVFSIIINNYQGSGNTELQKILNILK
- the fsa gene encoding fructose-6-phosphate aldolase — its product is MKFFIDTANLEQIKEAKDLGILDGVTTNPSLMAKEGIQGAEAIKNHYKAICEIVDGDISAEVLSTTYEEMIKEGDELAAIHPNIVVKIPMIKDGIKALKYFSDKGIKTNCTLIFSPGQALLAAKAGATYVSPFLGRLDDISTDGLGLIQEIRLIFDNYMYDTEILAASIRHSMHIIDCAKIGADVITSPLPPILSLLKHPLTDSGLAQFIADSQKLA
- a CDS encoding peptidase M61, which translates into the protein MKKIALSLGILATVMANAQSIKTNIDLVNVKDDKVAVTMEFPKMKSGNVKFHFPKTVPGTYSVDDYGRFIEGIKFLDNKGKELAYTKVDDNSYTLKNAKFLSKVTYLVNDSFDDELNTEKHKAVFSPSGTDIEAGKIFMINTHGFIGYIDDMQDVPYQLVIQKPTDFYGTTALVDQDKSEATDTFTLANYAKVTDSPLMYTKPDYITFNAGGMDLVLGVYSPTGKYKAADFKENLEKMVVAQKKFLGDMNTNKKYAIMLYLSGGEGPHIKGFGALEHHESTSVVLPEAMPKDAIDQTITDVVSHEFFHTVNPLKTHSEEIHYFNYADPKMSQHLWMYEGGTEYFANLFQIQEGLINKDEFLKRMGEKITNSKSFNDTMPFTVMSKNVLVEPYKDQYRNVYEKGALIAMCMDIELRKLSNGEMGYRDMIRKLSQRFGENKPFKDDKLIDELVTVTGYPQIKDFYNKYIAGSQPTPYAEYLSQVGVEVKKQETPPIFWMIKDPNQTGFNEKNNTFIFDENSPLSPFAKSIGFKITDEVLAIDGKTIDVKNIPAFINYTKTIKDGQDVTVTVLRKNGDKTDKIDLKGKAILDKLTKETLQFKASPTPAEQKLQDQWLTGKK
- a CDS encoding YdeI/OmpD-associated family protein, with translation MKNNQFTAQLEIIGINPFVFVPEDILMDIFDASGRDKSPIPVKGTVNGVEYRQNLMKYLGEWRLYVNLIMLKNSPKRIGEIIEVSIHYDSSDRSIPIHPKLDQAIREDPLTLNNFENLIPSRKLELVRYINNLKTEESIERNIDKIIRHLKGEIDFFGKKIN